One window from the genome of Thermococcus siculi encodes:
- a CDS encoding CBS domain-containing protein, whose amino-acid sequence MEVEVALKKFHSLKLTDIMPRFETIPVVTADTDLLSILKILRTRHHVWVVKDRENMELIGIIRYMDVIDVLLPPEAHRFKLGMTSKTMKSLLGGAAKAGDIAERHVLTIDSDETVLDAIQKMRKYRIQVLAVVDDGRLIGEVSLRILIDELLRLLRVGGAQWRQ is encoded by the coding sequence ATGGAGGTTGAGGTCGCCCTCAAAAAATTCCACTCACTTAAGCTGACTGACATCATGCCAAGGTTTGAGACCATACCAGTCGTCACCGCTGACACCGACCTTCTCAGCATCCTCAAGATACTCCGGACGAGACATCACGTCTGGGTCGTTAAGGACAGGGAGAACATGGAACTCATAGGAATAATCCGCTACATGGATGTCATAGACGTTCTCCTCCCGCCGGAGGCGCACAGGTTCAAGCTGGGGATGACGAGCAAGACCATGAAGTCCCTCCTCGGCGGGGCTGCAAAGGCGGGGGACATAGCGGAGAGGCACGTGCTCACAATAGACAGTGACGAGACCGTCCTCGATGCAATCCAGAAGATGCGCAAGTACAGGATACAGGTGCTGGCAGTGGTTGACGATGGACGGCTCATCGGAGAGGTAAGCCTGCGCATCCTGATCGACGAGCTGTTGAGATTGCTGAGGGTAGGTGGGGCACAATGGAGACAGTAA
- the speB gene encoding agmatinase has translation MDFLYTYETLKLEFPLVNPEKAAFTILGVPFDGTTSFKAGARFGPTLIRHATLNLESYVLDYDVDISQLPIADIGDVAVVAGDPRKTADRVRETVEELMKANPKTMPILLGGEHSQTLGAVEALKPASYVVFDAHFDLRDSYEDNPYNHACVARRISELGVKEAMFGIRSGTREEVEYAEENGIQWVHARDYDFDAFVELVKPLPEPVYLSIDIDAFDLSLVPSTGTPEAGGLSFWDVVEAIEWLVEKKRIVGFDIMEVAGENLGDVTALTAAKLLFYFIGAMGRDI, from the coding sequence GTGGACTTCCTTTACACTTACGAGACCCTCAAGCTTGAGTTTCCCCTCGTCAATCCCGAAAAGGCCGCCTTCACGATCCTCGGTGTTCCCTTCGATGGGACAACCAGCTTCAAGGCCGGGGCGCGCTTCGGTCCGACGCTCATCAGGCACGCGACTCTGAACCTGGAGAGCTACGTCCTCGACTACGACGTCGATATCTCACAGCTCCCCATAGCAGACATAGGCGACGTCGCCGTTGTCGCCGGAGACCCAAGGAAGACCGCGGACAGGGTCAGGGAGACCGTTGAGGAGCTTATGAAAGCGAACCCGAAGACCATGCCCATACTCCTCGGCGGTGAACACTCCCAGACGCTTGGAGCGGTCGAGGCGCTGAAGCCAGCCAGCTACGTGGTTTTTGACGCCCACTTCGACCTTCGCGACAGCTACGAGGACAACCCCTACAACCACGCCTGCGTTGCCAGGAGGATAAGCGAGCTTGGAGTTAAAGAGGCGATGTTCGGGATAAGGAGTGGGACGAGGGAGGAAGTCGAGTACGCTGAAGAAAATGGAATTCAGTGGGTTCACGCGAGGGACTACGACTTCGACGCCTTCGTCGAGCTGGTGAAGCCGCTCCCCGAGCCGGTTTACCTCTCAATTGACATAGACGCCTTCGACCTGTCCCTCGTGCCCTCAACCGGGACGCCCGAGGCGGGGGGGCTTTCCTTCTGGGACGTTGTGGAGGCAATCGAGTGGCTGGTGGAGAAAAAGAGGATAGTGGGCTTCGATATAATGGAAGTTGCCGGGGAGAACCTGGGGGACGTTACTGCCCTGACCGCGGCGAAGCTGCTGTTCTATTTCATAGGGGCAATGGGCAGGGACATCTGA
- a CDS encoding translation initiation factor IF-5A has product MGDKTKVQVSKLKPGRYILIDGEPCRIGNITVSSPGKHGSAKARIEAVGIFDKKVRSIVKPTSAEVEVPIIDKRTAQIIAMTPDTVQIMDMETYELYDVPIETGVADEIKDQLKEGINVEYWETLGRIKIMKLKGE; this is encoded by the coding sequence ATGGGAGACAAGACCAAGGTTCAGGTTAGCAAGCTCAAGCCGGGAAGGTACATCCTCATCGACGGAGAGCCCTGCAGGATAGGCAACATAACCGTTTCCTCGCCGGGCAAGCACGGCTCTGCCAAGGCAAGGATCGAGGCCGTTGGAATCTTTGACAAGAAGGTCAGGAGCATAGTCAAGCCCACCAGCGCCGAGGTTGAGGTTCCGATCATCGACAAGAGGACCGCCCAGATCATCGCCATGACCCCGGACACCGTCCAGATCATGGACATGGAGACCTACGAGCTCTACGACGTCCCGATCGAGACCGGCGTTGCCGACGAGATCAAGGACCAGCTCAAGGAGGGCATCAACGTCGAGTACTGGGAGACCCTCGGCAGAATAAAGATCATGAAGCTCAAGGGCGAGTGA
- a CDS encoding sodium-dependent transporter produces MRKISFLMAFLITGYILGIWNFLVLPKYYITFGLKGFLISLVPMLIAMFLIYSEAESTKKTRYLIYELFFKIARTPALMFTLLMFLMIMLGVTTYYSAYSLVFIVGGGGVPYELAFIVGTILLGMVLLMLAKGRTLEFISVVSILFVLFAITSAFLIKGQAVSGVTSQQAIQYMERAVSSITSFELPLTAKGVLYLIVSTFISFGLGAGVYYVIGSFTPEELDLKKVLAAVFVLQIILSFAAAFTVAYSLGAAYEGFQKAYQNPNIPAEEAMKLFAKFTDLNEYVTNSEKSPMDSIEVFYSIPQILKGNVPNDMSLITLLMLSLYLAGLTTIIVLIEMGSQILSEVMQFGRSQSLGFVALIGMVIGGSMVIADIRTMFVVVPFAVGALVAAVEAYPLLSSELTHNKPTAAGIILLLIVTGLVTLYYSFSAPSTTVKIGALLGLILFVPILMNSMLLKSRR; encoded by the coding sequence ATGCGAAAAATAAGCTTCCTGATGGCGTTCTTGATAACGGGCTACATCCTCGGAATATGGAACTTCCTGGTTCTACCGAAGTACTACATAACCTTCGGACTTAAGGGCTTCCTGATATCGCTCGTCCCGATGCTGATAGCGATGTTTCTGATATACAGCGAGGCCGAGAGCACCAAGAAGACGCGCTACCTCATCTACGAGCTGTTCTTCAAGATAGCCAGAACTCCGGCGCTCATGTTCACCCTGCTGATGTTCCTCATGATAATGCTCGGCGTCACGACGTACTACTCCGCCTACAGCCTCGTCTTCATCGTCGGTGGGGGCGGCGTTCCCTACGAGCTGGCGTTCATCGTCGGGACGATTCTCCTCGGAATGGTTCTCCTGATGCTTGCAAAGGGCAGAACCCTCGAGTTCATCTCGGTCGTGTCAATACTCTTCGTGCTGTTCGCAATAACCTCCGCGTTCCTCATCAAGGGCCAGGCTGTTAGCGGCGTCACGTCCCAGCAGGCCATTCAGTACATGGAGCGCGCCGTTTCGTCGATAACGTCCTTTGAACTTCCGCTGACGGCCAAGGGCGTTCTCTACCTTATAGTCTCGACGTTCATATCGTTCGGCCTCGGTGCGGGCGTTTACTACGTCATAGGAAGCTTCACTCCGGAGGAGCTTGACCTCAAGAAGGTTCTCGCGGCGGTTTTTGTACTTCAGATAATCCTCAGCTTCGCCGCCGCTTTCACGGTCGCGTATTCCCTCGGCGCCGCCTACGAGGGTTTCCAGAAGGCATATCAGAACCCCAACATCCCTGCAGAGGAGGCCATGAAGCTCTTCGCCAAGTTCACAGACCTGAACGAGTACGTTACCAACAGTGAGAAGAGTCCGATGGACTCGATTGAGGTCTTCTACTCGATACCCCAGATACTCAAGGGCAACGTGCCGAACGACATGAGTTTGATAACGCTCCTGATGCTGTCGCTCTACCTCGCGGGACTCACCACGATAATAGTCCTCATCGAGATGGGGAGCCAGATACTCTCAGAGGTCATGCAGTTCGGAAGGAGCCAGAGCCTCGGCTTCGTGGCTCTGATAGGCATGGTCATCGGGGGTTCGATGGTCATCGCCGACATCAGAACGATGTTCGTTGTCGTCCCCTTCGCCGTTGGAGCTTTGGTTGCGGCGGTGGAGGCCTATCCACTCCTCTCCTCGGAGCTAACCCACAACAAGCCGACGGCAGCTGGCATAATCCTGCTCCTCATCGTCACGGGTCTGGTTACACTCTACTACAGCTTCTCGGCGCCTTCGACAACTGTTAAGATAGGGGCACTGCTCGGACTGATACTCTTCGTGCCCATCCTGATGAACAGTATGCTTTTGAAGTCCCGCCGCTGA
- a CDS encoding 16S rRNA methyltransferase: protein MLHLVIAEAELELVPKSIADHSSVVNYARRRGKKPEEVLLDSTYHHPALKKLEDGERRGRPDIVHICLLNALESIANREGLLRVYVHTRNDEVIYVKPETRIPRNYNRFVGLMESLFKNRVVPRDLELLRMEEKSLGELVEEIEPDEVFVMSEGGTPTKPRDFGETLRSLENPLVIVGGFPHGDFKSEIPWNKISIYKAPLMAWTVVNEIIINFEHWVP from the coding sequence ATGCTCCACCTGGTGATAGCTGAGGCGGAGCTTGAGCTTGTACCCAAATCGATAGCGGACCATTCCTCCGTTGTGAACTACGCGAGGAGAAGGGGTAAGAAGCCAGAGGAAGTGCTCCTCGACAGCACGTACCACCACCCGGCCCTGAAGAAGCTCGAAGACGGAGAGAGGCGCGGAAGGCCAGACATAGTCCACATCTGCCTCCTCAACGCACTCGAGAGCATAGCCAACAGGGAGGGCCTGCTGAGGGTCTACGTCCACACAAGGAACGACGAGGTGATCTACGTAAAACCGGAGACCCGGATCCCGAGGAACTACAACCGCTTCGTCGGACTGATGGAGAGTCTCTTCAAAAACCGCGTTGTTCCGCGCGATCTAGAACTCCTTCGCATGGAGGAGAAGAGCCTGGGGGAGCTTGTTGAGGAGATAGAACCCGACGAAGTCTTTGTCATGAGCGAAGGAGGAACCCCCACCAAGCCCAGGGACTTCGGGGAGACGCTGAGGTCACTGGAGAACCCCCTAGTTATAGTCGGGGGATTCCCACACGGGGACTTCAAAAGTGAAATACCATGGAATAAGATAAGCATTTACAAGGCTCCGTTGATGGCATGGACAGTTGTGAACGAGATAATCATCAACTTTGAGCACTGGGTTCCTTGA
- a CDS encoding saccharopine dehydrogenase family protein, with product MKVLVLGAGNVGRAIAWDLKDEFEVHVGDVSDERLRAVSEFATPVRVDASKFEELVETIKEFELVVGALPGRFGYRAVRAAIEARTDMVDVSFMPENPLTLRDEAEKAQVTVIFDAGFAPGLSHMLMGRIWQEMDELREGYIYVGGLPKEPRPPLYYRITWSPKDLIEEYTRPARVIRNGEITSVDPFERIERVTVGDFEFEAFISDGLRSLLESVRAEGLEEWTLRWPGHLEKMRVLRELGFFRPEYVDKTLEVITPLMTYESPDFSIMQVFGRGTIDGEPKEIGYLLYDEEKGGFTSMSRVTGFTAAIVARLVAEQNCIYGVIPPEILGMRIDTFTRITGELADRGIRLERWENAPPGDS from the coding sequence ATGAAGGTTCTCGTTCTCGGTGCTGGAAACGTTGGAAGGGCGATAGCCTGGGATTTGAAGGATGAGTTTGAGGTTCATGTCGGCGACGTAAGCGACGAGAGGCTAAGGGCCGTTTCTGAGTTCGCCACGCCCGTCAGGGTGGACGCGTCGAAGTTCGAAGAGTTGGTGGAGACGATAAAGGAATTCGAGCTGGTCGTTGGAGCTTTGCCCGGGAGGTTCGGATATAGGGCGGTGCGGGCCGCGATAGAGGCCCGTACCGACATGGTCGACGTTTCCTTCATGCCGGAGAACCCCCTCACGCTGAGGGACGAGGCGGAGAAGGCCCAGGTGACGGTAATCTTCGACGCAGGCTTTGCCCCGGGTCTGAGCCACATGCTGATGGGCAGGATATGGCAGGAGATGGACGAGCTGAGAGAGGGCTACATCTACGTTGGGGGCCTCCCGAAGGAGCCTAGACCGCCGCTTTATTACAGAATTACGTGGTCACCGAAAGACCTGATCGAAGAATACACCCGTCCGGCGAGGGTGATAAGGAACGGAGAGATAACCTCCGTTGACCCCTTCGAGAGAATCGAGAGAGTAACCGTCGGCGATTTTGAGTTCGAGGCGTTCATCAGCGACGGCCTGAGGAGCCTGCTGGAGAGCGTTCGCGCGGAAGGGCTCGAGGAGTGGACGCTCCGCTGGCCCGGGCACCTCGAGAAGATGCGGGTTCTGAGGGAGCTTGGCTTTTTCAGGCCCGAGTACGTGGACAAGACGCTCGAAGTGATAACGCCCCTCATGACCTACGAGAGTCCGGACTTCTCGATAATGCAGGTCTTTGGGCGGGGGACCATCGACGGAGAGCCAAAGGAGATCGGCTACCTGCTCTACGATGAAGAGAAAGGCGGTTTCACTTCCATGAGCCGCGTCACTGGCTTCACGGCGGCGATAGTTGCGAGGCTTGTTGCCGAGCAGAACTGCATCTACGGCGTTATTCCGCCCGAGATACTGGGAATGCGCATCGATACGTTTACCAGGATAACCGGAGAGCTTGCCGACAGGGGAATAAGGCTGGAGAGGTGGGAGAATGCTCCACCTGGTGATAGCTGA
- a CDS encoding metallophosphoesterase, whose product MPFKLPIFRKKVLELLSSSDEVKVMHVSDTPESSYRFIEGLIDRIRPDYIIHTGDLADNIKLERRPELKAAYEGALRKLARILKGSGARLYVVPGNEDDAEIVRQFFGDAVVEPGTLVEIEGARFALGHTWRDVINLEADFKLYGHNFKLIDNGLNGVLGVNFVLLPSRRTYRVKYPGGTDFDRGYKMWRGL is encoded by the coding sequence ATGCCGTTTAAACTCCCCATATTCCGTAAAAAGGTCCTGGAACTGCTGTCTTCGAGCGACGAGGTCAAGGTAATGCACGTGAGCGACACTCCCGAAAGCTCGTACCGCTTCATTGAGGGGTTAATCGACAGGATAAGGCCGGATTACATAATCCATACCGGCGACCTGGCCGACAACATAAAGCTGGAGCGCAGGCCGGAGCTTAAAGCCGCCTACGAAGGGGCGCTCAGAAAGCTCGCCAGGATTCTCAAAGGGTCCGGGGCGAGGCTCTACGTTGTTCCCGGTAACGAGGACGACGCCGAGATCGTCAGGCAGTTCTTTGGCGACGCCGTCGTCGAGCCGGGTACCCTGGTCGAGATAGAGGGCGCCAGGTTCGCCCTGGGCCATACCTGGAGGGACGTGATAAACCTTGAGGCAGACTTCAAGCTCTACGGTCACAACTTCAAACTCATCGACAACGGCCTCAACGGCGTCCTTGGCGTTAACTTCGTCCTCCTCCCGAGCAGACGGACGTACCGCGTCAAGTATCCCGGCGGGACCGATTTTGATAGGGGTTACAAAATGTGGAGGGGTCTGTAG
- a CDS encoding NOL1/NOP2/sun family putative RNA methylase, which translates to MLERLFSLGYSKTLAERYYQLWGERSLAIAEAMEKPLPRCFRVNTLRTEVPKLTKLLNKKGFQFKRVPWAREGFCLTREPFSITSTPEYLSGLLYIQEASSMYPPVALEPKPGEVVADMAAAPGGKTSYLAQLMENEGIIYAFDVGEERLKETRLNLSRLGVTNTILFHSSSLHIDELGIEFDKILLDAPCTGSGTIHKNPERKSSRTMDDVKFCQGLQMKLLEKGLSVLKKGGVLVYSTCSLEPEENEFVIQWVLDNFDVELLPLRYGEPALTNPFGIELSEEIKKARRFYPDRHGTSGFFVAKIKKL; encoded by the coding sequence ATGCTCGAAAGATTGTTTTCCCTCGGCTACTCAAAGACCCTCGCGGAGCGCTATTACCAGCTCTGGGGCGAGAGGTCCTTAGCGATAGCCGAGGCCATGGAAAAGCCCCTTCCAAGGTGCTTCCGCGTTAACACCCTCCGCACCGAAGTGCCGAAGCTGACGAAGCTCCTCAACAAGAAGGGCTTCCAGTTCAAAAGAGTTCCATGGGCGAGGGAGGGCTTCTGCCTCACGAGGGAGCCGTTCTCGATAACATCGACTCCAGAATACCTCTCGGGCCTCCTCTACATCCAGGAGGCGAGCTCTATGTATCCACCCGTTGCCCTTGAGCCGAAGCCCGGCGAGGTCGTTGCGGACATGGCGGCGGCACCGGGGGGAAAGACCTCCTATCTAGCACAACTGATGGAGAACGAGGGGATTATCTACGCCTTCGACGTTGGGGAAGAGAGACTGAAAGAGACGAGGCTGAACCTCTCACGCTTAGGAGTTACGAACACTATCCTCTTTCACAGTTCCTCCCTCCACATAGATGAACTGGGAATCGAGTTCGATAAAATCCTCCTCGACGCGCCCTGCACAGGCTCTGGAACGATCCACAAGAACCCCGAGAGGAAATCCAGCAGGACGATGGATGACGTCAAGTTCTGCCAGGGTCTCCAGATGAAACTCCTTGAAAAGGGGTTGAGCGTGCTGAAGAAGGGCGGCGTCCTCGTTTACTCGACCTGTTCCCTCGAGCCGGAGGAGAACGAGTTCGTTATCCAGTGGGTTCTCGACAACTTCGACGTGGAACTTCTTCCCCTCAGATACGGCGAGCCGGCTTTAACAAATCCATTTGGCATCGAGCTGAGCGAGGAGATAAAGAAGGCGAGGCGCTTCTACCCTGACAGGCACGGGACGAGCGGCTTCTTCGTTGCAAAAATCAAAAAGCTCTAA
- a CDS encoding ATP-binding protein, which yields MAVRMVRLVRYNPWWKGEGWEIEDPDLSRAGEIIPRKRITVNPGSVVLLRGVRRAGKSFYLKTLVRELISSGTDPRKIVYIPADRFSRKEVASFIEELRRRHGEITVLLDEITYLKDWRLLLKALGEDRTTTVATGSNPVELKRESELLPGRGIEGNEYYFNPLNFREFARFLNPKLPEVAFNYKSPVVDDLLPWFDDLEGLFYGYILTGGFPEAVLEFKRRGRVSEERYEEITRLTLGEIAKAGKSEETARELLEAIFRLKGNRVDYVTLARETGVSHPTVREYLNTLESARLIYVLEAWDISRKRHAHRKEKKVVFQSPLVATALALYLGNDPVEFVEENIEWLVEHTVATHVVWSIEEPILREKHSFAGFYYDQNRECDLVVKGRGFFGIEVKYGKVKRKSYPFPTIYVSKEDVGDDTVPASLYLYGLEKSRRSI from the coding sequence ATGGCAGTCAGGATGGTGAGGCTCGTCCGCTACAACCCCTGGTGGAAGGGAGAAGGCTGGGAGATAGAAGACCCAGATCTCTCGAGGGCAGGAGAGATAATACCAAGAAAGCGAATAACGGTTAATCCGGGAAGCGTCGTCCTCCTCAGGGGCGTCAGGAGGGCGGGCAAGAGCTTTTATCTCAAAACCCTTGTGAGAGAACTCATAAGCTCCGGAACCGACCCGAGGAAAATCGTTTACATCCCCGCCGACAGGTTCTCAAGGAAGGAAGTGGCTTCCTTCATAGAGGAACTCCGGAGGAGGCACGGCGAGATAACAGTCCTCCTCGACGAGATAACCTACCTCAAGGATTGGAGACTCCTCCTAAAGGCCCTCGGGGAGGATCGGACGACCACCGTCGCAACCGGATCAAACCCCGTGGAGCTTAAAAGAGAAAGTGAACTCCTTCCCGGGAGGGGAATAGAGGGGAACGAGTACTATTTTAACCCGCTGAACTTCAGGGAGTTCGCGCGCTTCCTCAATCCCAAGCTCCCGGAGGTTGCCTTTAACTACAAATCCCCAGTCGTGGACGATCTGCTCCCCTGGTTCGACGATCTTGAGGGTCTTTTCTACGGTTACATCCTCACCGGGGGCTTTCCGGAGGCAGTCCTCGAGTTCAAGAGGCGCGGAAGGGTTAGCGAGGAAAGGTACGAGGAGATAACACGTCTCACTTTAGGGGAGATAGCAAAGGCTGGAAAGAGCGAGGAAACAGCTCGAGAGCTTCTTGAAGCTATCTTCAGACTGAAGGGAAACAGGGTGGACTACGTTACCCTCGCCCGTGAGACGGGAGTCTCTCACCCGACGGTGAGGGAATATTTGAACACCCTCGAAAGTGCAAGGCTCATCTACGTCCTCGAAGCCTGGGACATCAGCAGGAAGAGGCACGCCCACCGGAAGGAGAAAAAAGTGGTCTTCCAGAGCCCGCTGGTGGCGACGGCCCTGGCCCTCTACCTCGGAAACGATCCAGTTGAGTTCGTCGAGGAGAACATAGAGTGGCTCGTGGAGCACACGGTGGCAACTCATGTGGTATGGTCAATCGAGGAGCCTATCCTCAGGGAGAAGCACTCCTTCGCCGGTTTCTACTACGACCAGAACCGGGAGTGTGACCTCGTTGTGAAGGGAAGGGGCTTCTTCGGGATCGAAGTTAAGTACGGAAAGGTGAAGAGGAAAAGTTATCCGTTTCCGACCATTTACGTCTCAAAGGAAGACGTTGGAGACGACACCGTTCCTGCTTCACTTTACCTCTACGGGCTGGAGAAGAGCAGGAGGTCAATATGA